The genomic region ACCATTACGGTTATTCCTACGATTATTTTGCCCCGCCCTCGGATTAAGCGGGATCGCAATAACCGTTTCATGGCTGATATCAGCGCCATGTGGCCCAATTCGGGCACAGCAAACCCAACGGGAAAGAATTGCCTGCCAGACACACATTTTCCCCGCGACATCGCCGGTTTTAAACGGCTTTGAAATGTTTGAACGCCACCATCACCGCACCCGGATGCTTTTTGACGGTGATGCACAGGGCTGAAAACGCCCACGATCAGTGCCACATGTCGTTTTATCGGGCGCAAAGACACAGTTCGGCACAGGGCTTGCTTTGGTAAATGCCAAGGGAACAGATTTGAACTTGTCATCGGTCATATTTGCCCGGTGAGCGGACGGAGACCACAATGAAACGTCGCGAGACTGCACATACCAAGCCCGCAAAACGGCGCCTTATCCGACAGCGTATTCTTGCCGGGCTGTTTGCAGCCTTGATGGGGTCCACTGTATCGGGCTGTGGAACAACGATGTCCGATGTTGTCGGCACCAGCCTGTTCACTGGCGGGGAATGGTATATTGCCTTTGACGTGGTCAGCATCATCAATTCCGACAAAACCCTGATTGACCATGCGGTTTCGCTATCGACCGGTCAGGATTGCTCAACCATCCGCAAGATTGACGGCAAGTCCTATTGCAAAAAGGAACCGGTGCCTGAACCGCCGCTTTATTGCTATCGCTCGCTTGCAGCGGTCAGTTGCTATCGCACGCCAGATCCCTATAACACCGGATCGCAAACCGTTGATTGGCCGCCAACCCGTTCGCGCAGCCTCTAAAATCCGGTCTGTTTTTCATCCATTGAAACTTGAGGCATCGGTCAATCCGCGCTACCGTGTCATCAGGCTGTCATTTTCCCGTTGTGGCAAAGGACAACCCCGAACACACGCTGCCGGAGTACCACATGGGAACATTGTTCGATTTGGCCAAATACCGCAAAGCCAAAAGCTTTGTTCATTTTGACCGGGCTGAACTGATGAAACTCATGAACACATACTCCCGACAGGTTGCCAGCGGCGCCTGGAAGGATTATGCCATCGATCATCTGGACGGGATGGCGATGTTTTCGATTTTCCGTTCAACCCACGAAACCCCTCTTTTCACGGTCATCAAGCTCGGTAACGAGCACAAAAATGCCGGACAATATGTTGCCCTGCATAGCGGTGAGCGCATCAAACAGAGCGCTGAAATCGTCAATGTGCTTGAAGCCATCGAAAAACGCGCCCGCAAGGTCGTGCCCCTGTTTAAAACAAACTCCTGACGGTTCCCACACGTGACCAGCCCCTCATCGGCCAGCCTTTCGGGCCGACACCCCTTATTCGCGCTTGCCGTGCTGGCCTGCCTGCTGTTGCCAACAGCGGCCCATACAGCAGGCATGAGCAAGGAATACCAGACAGGCTACTACGCCTATCAGGCTGGGGATTACGTGCGCGCGCAGTCCTTCTGGCATCTGGCAGCACAGGAAAACGACCCGTATGCGCAATATGCGCTGGGTCTGCTGTATTTCCGCGGTGATCTGGGTGCGCCTGAATACGAAATGGCGGCCGAGTGGTTTGGCAAGGCTGCAAAGACCAACCACGGCGGGGCGACCTATTATCTTGGCCTGATGCATTTCAACGGATTTGGCCTGCCCTACGACCATTTTCAGGCCACGAAATACTTCAAGCGTGCGCTGCGCATTGATCCGCACAATGCCAATGCCGCCTATATGATCGGCGCGCAGTATTTCCATGGCCGCGGGGTTCGCCAGAACTTTGTCGAGGCCGCCCATTACTTTGAAATTGCCGCAAACGAAAACATGCACGCCGCACAATTCATGTTCGGTGCCTTGCTTGAACGTGGATGGGGCGTGAAACAGAATTATGCCGACGCCTATTACTGGCTAAGGCGTGCTGCACGCGGCCCGATCACCTTTCCCGAAGGGGCCAACGAGGCAGAACCACTGAACCCGAAGACTGCACTGGACGCGCTGGAACCAAGGCTCCGGCCCGAGGAAATTCAGCGGGTTGAAAAACGCCTTGCCCTTGATGCAACGGGATAGGGTCGCAAACGCCAGATACAACACGGGCACCTGATTTCTTTCAGATGCCCGTGCGCTTTAAGGTCCGTTTCGGCCGGTCCTACTCGGCAAGCTTATAGGCAATCACATAATCGCCCGGCTTGGTGCCAATCGATCCATGACCGCCGGCGACGATCAGCACATATTGCGTCCCGTCATCGGTTTCATAGGTCATCGGCGTTGATTGACCACCGGCCGGAAGACGTGCTTCCCAAATCTTCTCGCCGGTCGTGGCATCATAGGCGCGGAAATAGTTATCGACCGCCGCCCCAAGGAACGCCACGCCACCCTTGGTCAGGATCGGGCCACCAATGCCCGGGACACCAAGTTCGAATGGCAATGGCAACGGGGTCATGTCTTCGACCGTACCGTTTTTATGCATATAGGCAATCTCGCCCGTACGCAGGTCGGCACCGGCAACATACCCCCATGGCGGGGCCTGACACGGAATGCCAAGCGGCGACAGGAACGGTCCCATTTCAACGGCATAAGGCGCACCTTCGTTCCGGTTAATCCCCATTTCACTGGCCTTTTCACTGCCACGCGGCGGCACCTCGGCGCGCGGGATCAGACGCGAGGTAAAGGCAAGATAGGTCGGCATGCCAAACATGATCTGGCGTTCCGGATCAACCGCAACACTGCCCCAGTTGAACGTCCCGAAGTTGCCGGGATAAACCAGCGTCCCTTCCAGAGACGGCGGCGTATAGCGACCTTCATATTTCAACAGATGGAACGCAATACGGCACGCCATCTGATCAAACAGGGTAATGCCCCACATATCCTTGCCAGCCAGCGGCTCTGGCATGAAGGTCAGGTCTGAAACCGGTTGGGTCGGGGCGGTATGATCCTCGGGGATCGCACCACCGGGTGCGGGCACCTCGGTCACCGGAATGATCGGCTCACCGGTGCGGCGATCCAGAACATAGATATCACCCTGTTTGGTCGGTCCGACCAGCGCCGGAACAGTTTCCCCATCGGCATTGGTGATATCAAGCAGCGTTATATGACATTACTAACATTGTTCACATACACAAACTTCCTTGCTAACATGACTGTTTAGCTGCCACTGTGCCTACAGACCTTACCTGCACCGCCAGCATGCTGGCGGTGCAGGTAAGGTCTGATATCACAGCCTCAAGATGACAAACAAAACCCGGTGCCCGACATTTGGAATGAGGGAAGCATGCGGACAGTTCCCTACTACACGGTTGCCAAAGCAGCGGATGTCGTTCGACCTGCAACGATCATCCGCGATACCGAGTGGGATCAAGTGAAGAGCCACAGTCTCCCTACCGGTTTCCACTATCTTGTCTATGACGAATGCAGAATTGTTGAGCCGGTCTTATTCTATCTCCATGACAAATGCGTCCGGTCCGCGAGAATTCCCTCGGTAGGAAACACACAAACAGCTTTAACCTATGACCTGTATGAGTGGTTCACATATCTAGGCTTGATTCATAGGGATTGGGACGCGGCTTGTTTCGATGACATCGAACTATATCGCGACAAGCTTTTATGCAGCAAATCACCTAAAACCGGTAAACGATATGCTGTTGCAACAGTACGCCGCAGGCTCGGCACCATCGTTGACTTCTATGAATGGGCGACCAGGCAAGGCTTGATTGAACTTGATGCGAAAGAGTT from Thalassospira indica harbors:
- a CDS encoding DUF2794 domain-containing protein: MAKDNPEHTLPEYHMGTLFDLAKYRKAKSFVHFDRAELMKLMNTYSRQVASGAWKDYAIDHLDGMAMFSIFRSTHETPLFTVIKLGNEHKNAGQYVALHSGERIKQSAEIVNVLEAIEKRARKVVPLFKTNS
- a CDS encoding tetratricopeptide repeat protein; amino-acid sequence: MTSPSSASLSGRHPLFALAVLACLLLPTAAHTAGMSKEYQTGYYAYQAGDYVRAQSFWHLAAQENDPYAQYALGLLYFRGDLGAPEYEMAAEWFGKAAKTNHGGATYYLGLMHFNGFGLPYDHFQATKYFKRALRIDPHNANAAYMIGAQYFHGRGVRQNFVEAAHYFEIAANENMHAAQFMFGALLERGWGVKQNYADAYYWLRRAARGPITFPEGANEAEPLNPKTALDALEPRLRPEEIQRVEKRLALDATG